The DNA sequence TGCCGGGTCGTCGTGATCGGCGGCGGCATGGTCGCGCACCGCTTCGTCGAAGCGCTGCGCGACGGCACCGAGAGCGGACGCGTCGCCGTCACCGTCGTCGCCGAGGAGCCGCGAGCGCCGTACGACCGGGTCGCCCTGACGAGCTACTTCACCGGCCGCGACCCGGAGTCGCTGAGCCTCGGCGACCGCGCCTTCTGGCGGGCGCCGGGGGTGACGCTGCGCACCGCCGCGACGGCCGCGGCGATCGACCGGGCGCAGCGCACCGTCACCCTCGCCGACGGGGCGGTGCTGCCGTACGACGAGCTCGTGCTGGCCACCGGCTCGTCCGCGTTCGTGCCGCCGGTCCGGGGACACGACCTCGACGGC is a window from the Cumulibacter manganitolerans genome containing:
- a CDS encoding FAD-dependent oxidoreductase, producing MSTSSTSPAAACRVVVIGGGMVAHRFVEALRDGTESGRVAVTVVAEEPRAPYDRVALTSYFTGRDPESLSLGDRAFWRAPGVTLRTAATAAAIDRAQRTVTLADGAVLPYDELVLATGSSAFVPPVRGHDLDGCFVYRTIDDVASLRGYVEGLRREHPERPVRGVVVGGGLLGLEAA